A stretch of Heterodontus francisci isolate sHetFra1 chromosome 1, sHetFra1.hap1, whole genome shotgun sequence DNA encodes these proteins:
- the onecut2 gene encoding one cut domain family member 2 isoform X2, translating to MNNAYRCLAKEVYAMNPEITMDSIGNLHGGIIHEQSTGDLMNSHQRQAVSAAHRELTSRSAMVSSMASILDGSGDYRPELSVPLHPAMSMACESPPGMGMSSTYTTLTPLQPLPPISTVSDKFHHPHHHHHHHHHHHHQRLAGNVSGSFTLMRDERGLPAAMNNLYSPYHKDMPGMTQNLSPLSSNPLGNGLASIHNSHQAIQGYGSNTHDKMLSPNFEAHTAMLARGDQHLSRGLGAPSAGMMPHLNGMHHHHHHGHSSHHQSHGPVLASSRDRPPSSSGSQANSSGQLEEINTKEVAQRITAELKRYSIPQAIFAQRVLCRSQGTLSDLLRNPKPWSKLKSGRETFRRMWKWLQEPEFQRMSALRLAGSADRLKCKAT from the coding sequence ATGAACAACGCGTATAGATGTCTAGCCAAAGAGGTATATGCCATGAACCCGGAGATTACAATGGACAGCATTGGGAATTTGCATGGTGGAATAATCCATGAGCAATCCACGGGCGATCTGATGAACAGTCACCAGCGGCAGGCAGTTTCAGCAGCTCATCGGGAACTGACGAGCAGATCTGCAATGGTGTCCAGTATGGCTTCCATTCTGGATGGGAGTGGGGATTACCGCCCGgagctctctgtccctctccatccgGCCATGAGTATGGCGTGCGAGTCTCCACCAGGAATGGGCATGAGCAGCACCTACACCACCCTGACTCCACTCCAGCCCCTGCCTCCCATCTCCACCGTCTCGGATAAGttccaccaccctcaccaccatcaccaccaccatcaccatcaccaccaccagcgGCTCGCAGGCAATGTGAGCGGCAGCTTTACCCTGATGCGGGACGAGAGGGGCTTGCCTGCCGCCATGAACAATCTCTACAGCCCATACCACAAGGACATGCCCGGGATGACTCAGAACCTCTCGCCTCTGTCCAGCAACCCCCTGGGAAACGGCCTGGCTTCCATCCACAACAGCCACCAGGCCATCCAGGGCTATGGCTCCAACACCCACGACAAGATGCTCAGCCCCAACTTCGAAGCTCACACGGCTATGCTGGCCAGGGGCGATCAGCACCTGTCTCGGGGCCTTGGAGCCCCTTCGGCGGGCATGATGCCACATCTGAACGGCatgcatcaccaccaccaccacggtCACTCAAGCCACCATCAATCTCACGGGCCCGTGTTGGCTTCAAGCCGGGATCGGCCTCCCTCCTCCTCGGGCTCGCAGGCTAACAGCTCGGGTCAGCTGGAAGAAATTAATACCAAAGAAGTAGCACAAAGGATCACGGCGGAACTCAAGCGCTACAGCATACCACAGGCGATCTTCGCTCAGAGGGTGTTGTGCCGCTCACAGGGAACCCTCTCTGATCTTTTAAGAAACCCCAAACCTTGGAGTAAACTTAAATCGGGACGAGAGACCTTCAGGCGGATGTGGAAATGGCTGCAAGAGCCTGAGTTCCAGAGAATGTCAGCCTTAAGGCTCGCAG
- the onecut2 gene encoding one cut domain family member 2 isoform X3 has product MNNAYRCLAKEVYAMNPEITMDSIGNLHGGIIHEQSTGDLMNSHQRQAVSAAHRELTSRSAMVSSMASILDGSGDYRPELSVPLHPAMSMACESPPGMGMSSTYTTLTPLQPLPPISTVSDKFHHPHHHHHHHHHHHHQRLAGNVSGSFTLMRDERGLPAAMNNLYSPYHKDMPGMTQNLSPLSSNPLGNGLASIHNSHQAIQGYGSNTHDKMLSPNFEAHTAMLARGDQHLSRGLGAPSAGMMPHLNGMHHHHHHGHSSHHQSHGPVLASSRDRPPSSSGSQANSSGQLEEINTKEVAQRITAELKRYSIPQAIFAQRVLCRSQGTLSDLLRNPKPWSKLKSGRETFRRMWKWLQEPEFQRMSALRLAGKIEAFIHRWN; this is encoded by the exons ATGAACAACGCGTATAGATGTCTAGCCAAAGAGGTATATGCCATGAACCCGGAGATTACAATGGACAGCATTGGGAATTTGCATGGTGGAATAATCCATGAGCAATCCACGGGCGATCTGATGAACAGTCACCAGCGGCAGGCAGTTTCAGCAGCTCATCGGGAACTGACGAGCAGATCTGCAATGGTGTCCAGTATGGCTTCCATTCTGGATGGGAGTGGGGATTACCGCCCGgagctctctgtccctctccatccgGCCATGAGTATGGCGTGCGAGTCTCCACCAGGAATGGGCATGAGCAGCACCTACACCACCCTGACTCCACTCCAGCCCCTGCCTCCCATCTCCACCGTCTCGGATAAGttccaccaccctcaccaccatcaccaccaccatcaccatcaccaccaccagcgGCTCGCAGGCAATGTGAGCGGCAGCTTTACCCTGATGCGGGACGAGAGGGGCTTGCCTGCCGCCATGAACAATCTCTACAGCCCATACCACAAGGACATGCCCGGGATGACTCAGAACCTCTCGCCTCTGTCCAGCAACCCCCTGGGAAACGGCCTGGCTTCCATCCACAACAGCCACCAGGCCATCCAGGGCTATGGCTCCAACACCCACGACAAGATGCTCAGCCCCAACTTCGAAGCTCACACGGCTATGCTGGCCAGGGGCGATCAGCACCTGTCTCGGGGCCTTGGAGCCCCTTCGGCGGGCATGATGCCACATCTGAACGGCatgcatcaccaccaccaccacggtCACTCAAGCCACCATCAATCTCACGGGCCCGTGTTGGCTTCAAGCCGGGATCGGCCTCCCTCCTCCTCGGGCTCGCAGGCTAACAGCTCGGGTCAGCTGGAAGAAATTAATACCAAAGAAGTAGCACAAAGGATCACGGCGGAACTCAAGCGCTACAGCATACCACAGGCGATCTTCGCTCAGAGGGTGTTGTGCCGCTCACAGGGAACCCTCTCTGATCTTTTAAGAAACCCCAAACCTTGGAGTAAACTTAAATCGGGACGAGAGACCTTCAGGCGGATGTGGAAATGGCTGCAAGAGCCTGAGTTCCAGAGAATGTCAGCCTTAAGGCTCGCAG GCAAAATCGAGGCATTCATTCACCGCTGGAACTGA
- the st8sia3 gene encoding sia-alpha-2,3-Gal-beta-1,4-GlcNAc-R:alpha 2,8-sialyltransferase, whose translation MRICRMVRMASVLGLVMLSVALLILSLISYVSLKKDNLFATPRYLGSAGPRLYMLHSGFRSQFSLKFLDPSFLPAGSGLNDNLRGKPVKWTFNTTSFLKQRKDISRYVDIYKNFTLVKKNVRVGQLLHYDYSNHKYVFSVSNSFRSLLPDVPPILKMHYNTCAVVGNSGILIGSHCGADIDKSDFVFRCNFAPTESFEKDVGKKTNLTTFNPSILEKYYNNLLTIQDRNKFFLNLKKLDGAILWIPAFFFHTSAPVTRTLVDFFMEHRAQLKVQLAWPGNIMQHINKYWKTKQLSPKRLSTGILMYTLASAICEEIHLYGFWPFAWDPNTGKELPYHYYDKKGTKFTTKWQESHQLPAEFKLLFKLHTDGLTKLTLSHCAS comes from the exons ATGAGGATTTGCAGGATGGTTCGTATGGCGAGTGTGCTGGGTTTGGTGATGTTAAGCGTCGCTCTGCTTATTCTATCATTGATCAGCTATGTTTCACTCAAAAAGGACAACCTCTTCGCCACTCCGAGATATCTAGGCTCAGCCGGCCCTAGACTGTATATGTTACACAGTGGATTCCG GTCGCAGTTTTCTTTGAAGTTTTTGGATCCTTCTTTTTTGCCAGCTGGAAGTGGCCTTAACGACAATCTTCGTGGCAAACCTGTAAAGTGGACTTTCAACACAACTTCCTTTTTAAAGCAAAG GAAGGACATCAGTCGCTATGTCGACATTTATAAAAATTTCACTTTGGTTAAGAAAAACGTGCGAGTTGGACAGTTGCTGCACTATGACTATTCCAACCACAAATACGTTTTTTCAGTCAGCAATAGTTTTCGATCATTACTCCCCGACGTGCCCCCTATATTAAAAATGCACTACAACACATGTGCGGTTGTTGGGAACAGTGGGATCCTAATAGGAAGCCATTGTGGAGCTGACATAGATAAATCCGATTTCGTGTTCCGCTGCAATTTCGCACCAACCGAATCTTTTGAAAAAGATGTTGGCAAAAAGACGAATCTCACGACCTTCAACCCAAGTATCCTTGAAAAGTACTACAACAATCTATTAACAATCCAAGATCGAAATAAGTTTTTCTTGAATCTTAAAAAGCTCGATGGAGCTATTCTTTGGATCCCTGCTTTTTTCTTCCACACTTCCGCTCCGGTGACAAGAACGTTGGTAGATTTTTTTATGGAACATAGAGCGCAACTGAAGGTCCAGTTGGCTTGGCCTGGGAACATAATGCAACATATCAATAA ATATTGGAAAACGAAGCAACTGTCGCCAAAGCGTCTAAGTACGGGCATCCTGATGTACACATTGGCTTCTGCCATTTGCGAAGAGATTCACTTGTACGGATTTTGGCCTTTTGCGTGGGATCCCAACACAGGAAAAGAATTGCCATATCACTATTATGACAAAAAGGGAACAAAATTCACTACCAAGTGGCAAGAGTCCCAtcagcttccagctgaattcaagcTGTTGTTCAAACTGCACACTGACGGCTTGACCAAACTGACTCTTTCACATTGTGCCTCATAA